One genomic segment of Photobacterium sp. DA100 includes these proteins:
- the zapG gene encoding Z-ring associated protein ZapG gives MAWIYALLIFIAGAIVGAFATRLSNKGLKQQKELKKELDKSKYELEQFRQELVDHFAQSSELLDNIAKDYGKLYEHMAKTSTELMPNLPEQDNPFSRRISTLEAVKDVKEEEQPRDYANGATGLLKDQKPEQITEEPKPVAEESKAS, from the coding sequence ATGGCTTGGATTTATGCGCTGCTGATTTTCATTGCCGGTGCCATTGTCGGTGCCTTTGCCACGAGGCTGAGCAATAAGGGTTTGAAACAGCAAAAAGAACTGAAGAAAGAGCTGGATAAGTCTAAATACGAACTTGAGCAGTTCCGCCAGGAACTGGTTGATCACTTCGCCCAGAGCTCAGAGCTGCTCGATAATATTGCCAAAGACTATGGCAAGCTCTACGAGCACATGGCGAAGACATCCACCGAACTGATGCCGAACTTGCCGGAGCAAGACAACCCGTTTTCCCGCCGTATCAGTACACTGGAAGCAGTAAAAGACGTTAAAGAGGAAGAGCAGCCACGAGATTACGCCAACGGCGCAACCGGCCTGCTGAAAGACCAAAAACCTGAGCAAATCACCGAAGAACCAAAGCCGGTCGCCGAAGAATCCAAGGCGAGCTAA
- the degS gene encoding outer membrane-stress sensor serine endopeptidase DegS, protein MLAFLARSILLGFVTAIALLLIFPDLRTQMLNTPQVLAPIELNQPQVSFNYAVRRASPAVVNIYNRRYNADDRLQLSTQGLGSGVIMSDKGYIVTNYHVVAEADQVIVALQDGRILTAQLIGKDQRTDLAVLKIQAENLPVIPTSTEYRPAVGDVVLAIGNPYNLGQTTTYGIISATGRSGMSFYGRQDFLQTDAAINEGNSGGALVNTRGELVGINTASFQQATDIETYGISFAIPYELTQKIMNKLIADGRVIRGYIGIEARDINPVMARLYDAEQISGIIVMGMDPNGPAAKAGFKVQDILIEIDGKRVTDRRNVLDIVTELRPGTEVSMKVLRNGQPTDLTVKIGDEPNGY, encoded by the coding sequence ATGCTGGCTTTTTTGGCTAGATCCATTTTGCTTGGTTTCGTTACGGCCATTGCCCTGCTGCTGATCTTCCCTGATCTCCGCACCCAGATGCTCAATACGCCCCAGGTATTGGCCCCAATAGAACTCAACCAGCCGCAAGTCTCCTTTAATTACGCGGTTCGCCGGGCCTCTCCTGCGGTGGTGAATATCTATAACCGCCGCTACAATGCCGACGACCGCCTACAACTCAGCACCCAGGGTCTAGGCTCCGGTGTGATCATGAGCGACAAAGGCTATATCGTTACCAATTACCACGTCGTTGCAGAAGCAGATCAAGTCATTGTCGCCCTGCAAGACGGCCGTATCCTCACCGCCCAGCTGATCGGTAAAGATCAGCGTACCGACTTGGCGGTGCTAAAAATCCAGGCCGAGAACCTGCCGGTGATCCCAACCAGCACCGAATATCGCCCTGCGGTTGGTGATGTGGTATTGGCCATCGGCAACCCCTACAACCTCGGCCAGACCACGACCTATGGCATCATCTCTGCGACCGGCCGCTCGGGCATGAGTTTCTATGGCCGCCAGGACTTCCTGCAAACCGATGCCGCCATCAACGAGGGGAACTCCGGGGGGGCACTGGTCAATACCCGCGGCGAGCTGGTCGGGATCAATACCGCCTCTTTCCAGCAGGCAACCGATATTGAAACTTACGGTATCTCCTTTGCCATTCCCTACGAGCTGACCCAGAAAATCATGAACAAGCTGATTGCTGACGGCAGGGTGATCCGAGGCTATATCGGTATCGAGGCGCGTGATATCAATCCGGTTATGGCGAGGCTCTATGATGCCGAGCAAATCAGCGGGATCATAGTGATGGGAATGGATCCCAACGGCCCAGCGGCCAAAGCCGGCTTCAAGGTGCAAGATATCCTGATCGAAATTGATGGCAAGCGGGTGACAGACCGCCGCAACGTGCTGGATATCGTTACCGAGCTCCGCCCGGGCACCGAAGTCAGCATGAAGGTACTGCGCAACGGCCAGCCAACCGATTTAACCGTCAAGATCGGCGATGAGCCGAATGGGTATTAA
- the murA gene encoding UDP-N-acetylglucosamine 1-carboxyvinyltransferase, protein MQKFRIQGGGPLSGEVSISGAKNAALPILFAALLAEEPVEVANVPKLRDIDTTMELLSRLGAKVSRNGSVHVDAGPVNEFCAPYDLVKTMRASIWALGPLVARFGQGQVSLPGGCAIGARPVDLHIHGLEQLGAEITLEEGYVKATVDGRLKGAHIVMDKVSVGATVTIMSAATLAEGTTVIENAAREPEIVDTADFLNTLGAKITGAGTDTITIEGVERLGGGYHEVVADRIETGTFLVAAAVSGGKIMCRHTRPSLLEAALAKLEEAGAKIETGEDWISLDMTDRELKAVNIRTAPHPGFPTDMQAQFSLLNLVAKGTGIITETIFENRFMHIPELIRMGAHAEIEGNTVICGDTDGLSGAQVMATDLRASASLVIAGSIAKGETIVDRIYHIDRGYEHIEDKFSALGMKIERFSE, encoded by the coding sequence ATGCAGAAGTTTCGAATCCAGGGCGGTGGCCCACTGAGTGGCGAAGTCTCCATTTCTGGTGCTAAGAATGCAGCATTGCCAATTTTGTTCGCAGCTCTATTGGCCGAAGAGCCGGTAGAAGTGGCGAATGTACCAAAGCTACGCGATATCGATACCACGATGGAGCTGCTGAGCCGACTGGGTGCCAAGGTATCCCGCAACGGTTCGGTCCATGTTGATGCCGGTCCGGTCAATGAGTTCTGCGCGCCGTATGACTTGGTGAAAACCATGCGCGCCTCGATCTGGGCGCTGGGTCCGCTGGTGGCGCGTTTTGGTCAGGGGCAAGTGTCTCTGCCGGGCGGCTGTGCAATTGGTGCTCGCCCTGTGGATTTGCATATCCACGGCCTTGAGCAGCTCGGCGCAGAAATCACGCTGGAAGAAGGTTACGTTAAAGCGACGGTTGACGGTCGCCTTAAAGGTGCCCACATCGTGATGGACAAGGTCAGTGTTGGTGCAACTGTGACCATTATGTCGGCGGCAACACTGGCGGAAGGTACTACCGTGATCGAGAATGCGGCCCGTGAGCCGGAAATTGTCGATACCGCGGACTTCCTCAATACGCTGGGCGCGAAGATTACCGGTGCCGGTACCGATACTATCACCATCGAGGGTGTTGAGCGTCTTGGGGGCGGCTACCACGAAGTCGTAGCAGATCGTATCGAAACCGGTACGTTCCTGGTTGCCGCAGCGGTATCTGGCGGTAAGATCATGTGCCGTCACACCCGCCCTTCTTTGCTTGAAGCAGCGCTGGCCAAGTTGGAAGAAGCGGGTGCCAAGATTGAAACCGGCGAAGACTGGATCAGCCTGGATATGACCGACCGAGAGTTGAAGGCGGTCAATATTCGTACGGCTCCGCACCCGGGCTTCCCGACAGACATGCAGGCCCAGTTCTCGTTGCTCAACCTGGTTGCCAAGGGCACAGGTATCATCACCGAGACGATCTTCGAAAACCGCTTCATGCACATTCCTGAGCTGATCCGTATGGGGGCTCATGCTGAAATCGAAGGCAATACTGTGATCTGTGGTGACACCGACGGCCTGAGCGGTGCCCAGGTGATGGCAACCGACCTACGTGCGTCTGCCAGTCTGGTGATTGCCGGCAGCATTGCTAAAGGCGAAACCATCGTTGACCGTATTTACCATATTGACCGTGGCTACGAGCACATCGAAGACAAGTTCAGCGCCCTAGGTATGAAGATCGAGCGTTTTAGCGAGTAA
- the rplM gene encoding 50S ribosomal protein L13, which translates to MKTFVAKPETVKRDWYVVDAEGKTLGRLATEIASRLRGKHKPEYTPHVDTGDYIVVINAEKVAVTGAKRTDKMYHHHTGYIGGLKSISFDKLLDKKPEMIIETAVKGMLPKGPLGRAMYRKLKVYAGAEHNHAAQQPKVLDI; encoded by the coding sequence ATGAAAACTTTCGTTGCTAAACCAGAAACTGTAAAACGTGACTGGTATGTTGTTGACGCTGAAGGTAAAACTCTTGGTCGTCTAGCAACTGAAATCGCATCTCGTCTACGTGGTAAGCACAAGCCGGAGTACACTCCGCACGTTGACACTGGTGACTACATCGTAGTTATCAACGCTGAAAAAGTTGCAGTAACTGGTGCTAAGCGCACTGACAAGATGTACCACCACCACACTGGCTACATCGGTGGTCTGAAGTCTATCAGCTTCGACAAGCTTCTTGATAAGAAACCAGAAATGATTATCGAGACTGCTGTTAAAGGCATGCTTCCTAAAGGTCCTCTAGGCCGTGCTATGTACCGTAAGCTGAAAGTTTACGCTGGTGCTGAGCACAACCACGCTGCACAGCAGCCTAAAGTTCTAGACATCTAA
- a CDS encoding cytochrome bc complex cytochrome b subunit, translating to MEALLGWVEKRLPVMNAYRKHLSEYPMPKNFNFWYLFGSLAMLVLVNQIITGIWLTMNYVPSGEGAFASIEYIMRDVEYGWLLRYMHSTGASAFFVVVYLHMFRGLIYGSYQKPRELLWLFGMLIFLVLMAEAFMGYLLPWGQMSYWGAQVIISLFGAIPVIGDDLTLWIRGDYVISGATLNRFFALHVIALPIVLLLLVVLHILALHEVGSNNPDGIETKLPKGTKGDGYKTQFPFHEYYSKKYDIIDSIPFHPYGTVKDMVGIAVFAFLFSYVIFFNPEMGGYFLEPPNFEAANPLKTPEHIAPVWYFTPFYAILRAVPDKLLGVVAMGASIVALFLLPWLDRCKVRSYRYRSKLHLANIVQFTISFIALGILGALPATPTYTILAQIFSFAYFMFFVLLFFYSKNEATKPLPERVTFK from the coding sequence ATGGAAGCGTTACTTGGATGGGTTGAGAAACGCCTGCCTGTGATGAATGCCTACCGCAAGCATTTGTCAGAGTACCCGATGCCGAAGAACTTCAACTTCTGGTATCTGTTCGGCTCGCTGGCCATGCTGGTCTTGGTCAACCAGATCATTACCGGGATCTGGCTGACCATGAACTACGTGCCGTCCGGCGAGGGGGCCTTCGCCTCGATCGAGTACATCATGCGCGATGTTGAGTACGGATGGCTGCTGCGCTACATGCACTCGACCGGCGCCTCGGCATTTTTTGTCGTGGTCTACTTGCACATGTTCCGTGGCTTGATTTACGGTTCATACCAGAAACCCCGCGAACTGCTGTGGCTGTTCGGGATGTTGATTTTCTTGGTACTGATGGCCGAAGCCTTCATGGGCTACCTACTGCCGTGGGGCCAGATGTCTTACTGGGGAGCTCAGGTTATCATCTCGCTATTCGGCGCGATCCCTGTGATCGGCGATGATCTGACGCTGTGGATCCGGGGTGACTATGTGATTTCCGGGGCGACCCTGAACCGCTTCTTCGCGCTTCACGTTATCGCACTGCCTATCGTACTGCTGCTGCTGGTTGTGCTGCATATCCTGGCACTGCACGAAGTGGGTTCGAACAACCCAGATGGCATCGAAACCAAGCTGCCGAAAGGTACCAAGGGCGATGGCTACAAGACCCAGTTCCCGTTCCACGAGTACTACAGCAAGAAGTACGACATTATCGACTCGATTCCTTTCCACCCATACGGGACGGTAAAAGATATGGTCGGTATTGCGGTATTCGCCTTCCTGTTCAGCTACGTGATCTTCTTCAACCCTGAGATGGGCGGCTACTTCCTTGAGCCACCTAACTTTGAGGCGGCCAACCCGCTGAAGACCCCTGAGCACATCGCACCGGTATGGTACTTCACACCGTTCTACGCCATCTTGCGTGCGGTGCCGGACAAGCTGCTGGGTGTTGTCGCGATGGGAGCCTCGATTGTTGCCCTGTTCCTGCTGCCTTGGCTTGACCGCTGTAAGGTGCGTTCTTACCGCTACCGTAGCAAGTTGCATTTGGCCAACATCGTCCAGTTCACCATCAGCTTTATTGCACTGGGGATCCTGGGGGCGCTGCCTGCAACACCGACGTACACTATCCTGGCGCAGATCTTCAGCTTTGCGTACTTCATGTTCTTCGTCCTGCTGTTCTTCTACAGCAAGAATGAAGCAACCAAACCGCTACCAGAGAGGGTAACATTCAAATGA
- a CDS encoding Do family serine endopeptidase, translating to MKKTLLVLSALTIGISSVITPVTATAALPQSVNNQQVPSLAPMLEQVTPAVVSIAVEGKQVSKQRLPETFRFFFGPDFPEEQIRERPFRGLGSGVIVDADKGYIVTNHHVIGGATKIQVQLHDGREVSAELIGSDEMSDIALLKLKDASNLTEIKLADSDKLRVGDFAVAIGNPFGLGQTVTSGIISALGRSGLNIENFENFIQTDAAINSGNSGGALVNLNGELVGINTAILGPNGGNVGIGFAIPVNMVKNLTEQIIEFGEVKRGVLGVQGGELTSELAEAFGYETNHGAFINQVMPDSAAEKAGLKAGDIIVSVNGKQIRTFGELRAKIATLGAGKQVSLGIVRDGKAIDVTAKLQEASVNKVKADSLHEGLAGAEFANTTSSDGTKGVKVTSLQENSQAARFGLREGDIILGVNRQAIRNLGELRKALDQKPSVLALEVKRDNSILYLIIR from the coding sequence ATGAAAAAAACATTACTTGTTTTAAGTGCCCTGACCATCGGCATCAGCTCAGTTATTACCCCAGTGACGGCAACCGCCGCCCTTCCCCAGTCAGTCAACAACCAGCAAGTACCTAGCCTGGCTCCGATGCTAGAGCAAGTCACGCCTGCTGTGGTCAGCATTGCCGTTGAAGGTAAACAAGTATCCAAACAACGCTTACCCGAGACATTCCGTTTCTTTTTCGGCCCTGACTTCCCTGAAGAGCAAATCCGCGAGCGCCCATTCCGCGGCTTAGGATCGGGGGTAATTGTCGATGCTGACAAAGGCTATATCGTCACCAACCACCATGTCATTGGCGGCGCCACCAAAATCCAGGTCCAGCTGCATGATGGCCGTGAGGTTTCCGCCGAGTTGATCGGCAGCGACGAAATGTCGGATATCGCCCTGCTCAAGCTAAAAGATGCCTCTAACCTGACCGAAATAAAACTGGCCGATTCCGATAAGCTGCGAGTCGGTGATTTCGCGGTCGCCATCGGTAACCCGTTCGGCCTAGGACAGACCGTCACATCGGGGATCATCTCGGCCCTCGGCCGCAGCGGCCTGAACATCGAGAACTTCGAGAACTTTATCCAGACCGATGCCGCCATCAACAGCGGCAACTCTGGCGGAGCCCTGGTCAACCTCAATGGCGAGCTAGTCGGGATCAATACCGCTATTCTTGGCCCTAACGGCGGAAACGTCGGCATCGGGTTTGCGATTCCGGTCAACATGGTGAAAAACCTGACGGAGCAGATCATCGAATTTGGCGAGGTCAAGCGCGGCGTTCTTGGGGTACAAGGCGGCGAGCTGACTTCCGAACTGGCTGAAGCTTTCGGTTACGAGACCAACCACGGTGCCTTCATCAACCAGGTGATGCCGGACTCCGCCGCGGAAAAAGCTGGCTTGAAAGCCGGTGACATTATCGTGTCAGTCAACGGCAAGCAGATCCGCACCTTTGGCGAGCTGCGGGCGAAAATTGCCACCTTAGGTGCCGGCAAGCAGGTGTCACTGGGTATCGTCCGCGACGGCAAGGCCATTGATGTAACCGCCAAGCTTCAGGAAGCCTCGGTCAACAAAGTGAAAGCGGACAGCTTGCACGAAGGCCTGGCCGGTGCAGAATTTGCCAACACCACCTCCAGTGACGGTACCAAAGGGGTCAAAGTCACCAGCTTGCAGGAGAACTCCCAGGCAGCCCGCTTCGGCCTACGCGAAGGCGACATCATCCTTGGCGTCAACCGCCAGGCCATCCGTAACCTGGGTGAGCTGAGAAAAGCCCTTGACCAAAAACCAAGTGTGCTGGCCCTTGAGGTGAAACGCGACAACAGTATCCTCTATCTCATCATCCGCTAA
- a CDS encoding STAS domain-containing protein, translated as MTKQKIEWQAQENGLYCLSGALERDTVPAFWQQRHEWMPKDSKVQLDLSAVGRIDSAGMVMLLHIYQQLSQNGAELKILNVPEQLVTLLRLSHVESMLAACIE; from the coding sequence ATGACTAAGCAAAAGATTGAGTGGCAAGCTCAGGAAAATGGGCTTTACTGCTTGTCAGGGGCATTGGAACGTGACACAGTTCCAGCTTTTTGGCAGCAACGCCATGAATGGATGCCGAAGGATAGCAAAGTGCAGCTGGATCTGTCTGCGGTCGGGCGGATCGACTCTGCCGGTATGGTGATGTTGCTGCACATATACCAACAGCTGAGCCAAAATGGGGCTGAGCTGAAAATATTGAATGTGCCAGAGCAGCTTGTCACGCTGCTACGTCTGAGTCACGTTGAATCAATGTTAGCGGCTTGCATCGAGTGA
- a CDS encoding cytochrome c1 — protein MKKLIVMLFALLPSLAMAAGPSVPLDKAGNDLTDKASLQRGAQTFMNYCFGCHATQYQRYERVATDLGIPAELMKEHMIFDPEAKIGDLMVNAIPTEYAAASFGAPAPDLTMVARVRGSDWIYTYLRSFYADPSRPFGVNNVVFPSVGMPHVLEELQGVPTKVYETRLIDGEEVQEYVGIKSDGTGELNDDEYDEAVRDLVNFLEYSAEPMKLERQRLGYWVMGFIVVFFVLTLLLKKEYWRDVH, from the coding sequence ATGAAGAAGTTGATTGTAATGCTATTTGCCCTGCTGCCGTCTCTGGCTATGGCGGCGGGCCCATCGGTGCCGCTGGACAAGGCAGGCAATGATCTGACGGATAAAGCGTCGCTGCAGCGCGGTGCCCAAACCTTTATGAATTACTGCTTTGGCTGTCATGCGACCCAGTACCAGCGCTACGAGCGGGTGGCGACGGATCTCGGGATCCCGGCCGAGCTGATGAAGGAGCACATGATCTTCGATCCTGAAGCTAAAATCGGTGATTTGATGGTCAATGCCATTCCGACCGAATACGCGGCAGCCTCGTTCGGGGCGCCGGCACCGGATCTGACCATGGTGGCTCGTGTTCGCGGCAGTGACTGGATCTATACTTACCTGCGCTCCTTCTACGCGGATCCTAGCCGTCCGTTTGGGGTCAACAACGTGGTGTTCCCGAGCGTGGGCATGCCCCACGTACTGGAAGAGCTGCAGGGGGTACCGACCAAGGTGTACGAAACCCGCCTGATTGACGGGGAAGAAGTACAGGAATACGTCGGGATCAAGTCTGACGGCACGGGTGAGCTGAATGATGACGAATATGACGAGGCGGTACGCGATCTGGTCAACTTCCTCGAATATTCAGCCGAGCCGATGAAATTGGAACGCCAGCGCTTGGGTTACTGGGTGATGGGCTTTATCGTCGTATTCTTTGTACTAACATTACTGTTGAAGAAAGAATATTGGCGTGATGTCCACTGA
- the rpsI gene encoding 30S ribosomal protein S9 — MAENQYYGTGRRKSSAARVFIKPGTGNIVINKRSIEEYFGRETARMVVRQPLELVEMTEKLDLYITVKGGGITGQSGAIRHGITRALMEYDETLRPALRAAGYVTRDARRVERKKVGLRKARRRPQFSKR; from the coding sequence ATGGCAGAGAATCAATACTACGGCACTGGTCGCCGCAAAAGCTCAGCTGCTCGCGTTTTCATTAAACCGGGTACTGGTAACATCGTAATCAACAAGCGCAGCATCGAAGAGTACTTCGGTCGCGAAACTGCTCGCATGGTTGTTCGTCAGCCTCTAGAGCTAGTTGAAATGACTGAGAAGCTTGACCTATACATCACTGTTAAAGGTGGTGGTATCACTGGTCAGTCTGGTGCTATCCGTCACGGTATCACTCGCGCTCTTATGGAGTACGATGAAACTCTACGTCCTGCTCTACGTGCAGCTGGTTACGTTACTCGTGACGCTCGTCGCGTTGAACGTAAGAAAGTTGGTCTACGTAAAGCACGTCGTCGTCCACAGTTCTCTAAGCGTTAA
- the mlaD gene encoding outer membrane lipid asymmetry maintenance protein MlaD, whose translation MQQTKKLELWVGSFVLAGFAALLVLIFKVADVQNLGGAETYTLKAHFDNIGGLKVRSPIKVGGVTVGKITNINLDTETYVPVVTLSIEKKYGYFPETSSAAILTSGLLGEQYLGISPGFIDEDIEMLGDGDLIEETRSALVLEDMIGQVLYSIGGDSN comes from the coding sequence ATGCAGCAAACGAAAAAACTAGAATTGTGGGTAGGCAGCTTCGTATTGGCTGGTTTTGCTGCCCTGCTGGTCTTGATCTTTAAGGTTGCCGATGTCCAGAATTTGGGTGGCGCGGAGACATACACCCTCAAGGCGCATTTTGACAATATCGGCGGCTTGAAAGTCCGTTCGCCGATCAAGGTCGGTGGAGTCACGGTTGGAAAAATAACCAATATTAATCTGGATACCGAGACCTATGTCCCGGTGGTCACTCTGTCTATCGAGAAGAAATACGGTTACTTCCCAGAGACCAGCTCGGCGGCCATTCTGACCTCAGGACTGCTGGGTGAGCAGTACCTCGGGATCTCTCCGGGGTTTATCGATGAGGATATCGAGATGCTCGGTGATGGTGACTTGATCGAAGAGACCCGGTCCGCACTGGTACTGGAAGATATGATTGGCCAGGTGCTGTACAGCATCGGCGGCGACAGTAATTAA
- the ibaG gene encoding BolA family iron metabolism protein IbaG, with protein MEISEIKNILENALELDEVIVKGDGSHYEVIAVGAMFEGMNRVKKQQAIYGPLMGQIAANEIHALSIKTYTPEEWARDKKLMSLS; from the coding sequence GTGGAAATCTCTGAAATTAAGAATATTCTGGAAAATGCCTTGGAACTTGACGAAGTGATTGTCAAGGGCGACGGCAGTCACTACGAAGTGATCGCTGTTGGTGCCATGTTCGAGGGTATGAACCGTGTTAAGAAGCAGCAGGCTATTTACGGTCCGCTGATGGGGCAGATCGCAGCGAATGAAATTCATGCGCTGAGCATCAAAACATACACGCCTGAAGAGTGGGCACGTGACAAAAAATTGATGTCCCTGTCTTAA
- the zapE gene encoding cell division protein ZapE translates to MTPQQKYQQDLKRSGFVADPAQALAVRHLDDLYHRLLAPRPAPTRRWLDRLMRRQAEAAEPVKGLYFWGGVGRGKTYLVDTFFDCLPTERKMRVHFHRFMHRVHQEMKQLEQQVDPLDVVAERFAAETDIICFDEFFVSDITDAMILGTLFEALFRRGITLVATSNIPPGELYRNGLQRARFLPAIDLIKTHCEVVNVDSGTDYRLRTLEQAEIYHFPLDEQAEQNMRRYFEQLAAGKHRTGGTVEINNRALPILNEGEGVIHFDFATLCQTARSQSDYMELSQIYHTVLLSGVIQMAEDDSDAARRFIALVDEFYERNVKLILSAEVDLAQLYKGERLAFEFKRCCSRLIEMQSHDYLASPHLP, encoded by the coding sequence ATGACCCCACAGCAAAAATACCAACAAGATCTCAAGCGTAGCGGCTTCGTTGCCGATCCGGCCCAGGCGCTGGCGGTGCGCCATCTCGACGACCTGTACCATCGGCTCCTCGCCCCCAGACCGGCGCCTACCCGCCGTTGGCTCGATCGCCTGATGCGTCGCCAGGCCGAAGCGGCTGAGCCTGTTAAGGGGCTCTATTTCTGGGGCGGAGTAGGTCGCGGCAAGACGTACCTGGTGGATACCTTTTTCGACTGCCTACCGACCGAGCGCAAGATGCGGGTTCACTTCCACCGCTTCATGCACCGGGTGCACCAGGAAATGAAGCAGCTGGAGCAGCAGGTCGACCCGCTTGATGTTGTTGCCGAACGTTTTGCCGCCGAGACCGACATCATCTGTTTTGATGAGTTTTTTGTTTCCGATATCACCGATGCCATGATTCTGGGGACCTTGTTCGAGGCCCTTTTCCGTCGGGGAATTACCTTGGTGGCGACCTCGAACATACCGCCGGGCGAGCTTTACCGCAATGGCCTGCAGCGGGCTCGCTTCCTCCCGGCTATCGATCTGATCAAGACCCACTGCGAGGTGGTCAATGTCGATTCGGGGACCGATTACCGGCTGCGGACGCTTGAGCAGGCCGAAATCTACCATTTCCCGCTCGATGAGCAGGCCGAGCAGAATATGCGCCGTTACTTTGAGCAGTTGGCGGCGGGCAAGCACCGCACGGGGGGAACGGTGGAGATCAACAACCGGGCCTTGCCGATCCTGAATGAGGGGGAAGGGGTGATCCACTTTGATTTTGCCACCTTGTGCCAAACAGCCCGGAGCCAGAGCGATTATATGGAGTTATCGCAGATCTACCACACGGTGCTGTTATCGGGGGTGATTCAGATGGCCGAGGATGACAGCGATGCCGCCCGCCGCTTCATTGCCTTGGTCGATGAATTCTATGAGCGCAACGTCAAATTGATCCTCTCTGCCGAGGTCGACCTGGCGCAACTCTACAAAGGGGAGCGGCTGGCGTTTGAGTTTAAGCGCTGTTGCTCAAGGCTCATCGAGATGCAGAGCCACGACTATCTGGCCAGCCCGCACCTTCCGTAG
- the petA gene encoding ubiquinol-cytochrome c reductase iron-sulfur subunit, producing MSNAPVSNGRRRFLTATTSVVGGLGAAAVAVPFIKSWNPSAKAKAAGAPVEVDISKLEEGQMVRVEWRGKPVWVVRRSDAVLKELGGHDGQLRDPSSAEPQQPGYAQNKFRSVKPEIFLAVGICTHLGCSPTYLPNTFSEQVSGISAGFFCPCHGSKFDMAGRVFAGVPAPLNLVVPPHTFLDDNTILVGVDEEVA from the coding sequence ATGAGCAATGCGCCAGTAAGTAACGGCCGACGCCGCTTCCTGACTGCGACGACTTCGGTTGTTGGAGGCTTAGGTGCAGCCGCTGTAGCCGTGCCTTTTATCAAATCATGGAACCCGAGCGCGAAAGCAAAAGCCGCGGGTGCACCAGTTGAAGTTGATATCAGCAAGTTGGAAGAAGGCCAGATGGTTCGCGTCGAGTGGCGTGGCAAACCTGTCTGGGTGGTCCGCCGTAGCGATGCTGTTTTAAAAGAATTGGGTGGCCATGATGGCCAGCTTCGCGATCCGTCGTCGGCGGAACCGCAGCAGCCCGGATATGCCCAAAATAAATTTCGTTCAGTTAAGCCTGAAATCTTTCTAGCCGTAGGTATCTGTACCCACCTTGGCTGTTCACCGACCTATTTACCGAATACCTTCAGTGAGCAGGTCAGCGGTATTTCAGCCGGTTTCTTCTGCCCGTGTCACGGATCGAAGTTCGATATGGCTGGCCGGGTCTTTGCCGGGGTGCCTGCACCATTGAACCTGGTCGTGCCGCCTCATACGTTCCTGGATGATAATACCATTCTGGTCGGTGTTGATGAGGAGGTTGCCTAA
- the mlaC gene encoding phospholipid-binding protein MlaC gives MKWFRYVMMMVVCLPLMAQAAVVDKTNPYTMMDQVSQKTFARLKSEQGVIQQNPEHLRRVVQQELLPYINTRYAAYKVLGPHLKSTTPQQRNDFVAAFTDYLVASYAQVLTQYTDQDIEIEPPKPIPADRSVISVRVDIVDTKRPPIRLDFTLRKNKKTGEWQGFDMVAEGVSMISTKQSEWNGQLRSQGVDAVTQDLKRLAAKPIRRESENND, from the coding sequence ATGAAATGGTTTCGTTATGTAATGATGATGGTTGTCTGCCTGCCGCTGATGGCGCAGGCCGCTGTGGTCGACAAGACCAATCCCTATACCATGATGGATCAGGTTTCACAGAAGACTTTTGCCCGGCTGAAGTCGGAGCAGGGCGTGATCCAGCAGAACCCTGAACATTTGCGCCGGGTGGTGCAGCAGGAGCTGCTGCCCTACATCAACACCCGCTATGCCGCTTACAAGGTGCTGGGGCCCCACCTGAAAAGCACGACGCCGCAGCAGCGCAATGACTTTGTGGCGGCGTTCACGGACTACTTGGTTGCTTCCTATGCCCAGGTACTGACCCAGTACACGGATCAGGATATTGAAATCGAGCCGCCAAAGCCGATTCCGGCCGATCGCAGTGTGATTTCTGTCCGGGTGGACATTGTCGATACCAAGCGACCGCCTATCCGCCTGGACTTCACATTGCGCAAGAACAAGAAAACCGGCGAGTGGCAGGGCTTCGATATGGTGGCCGAAGGGGTCAGTATGATCTCCACCAAGCAAAGCGAGTGGAATGGTCAGCTGCGCAGCCAGGGGGTTGATGCCGTGACGCAGGATCTGAAACGATTAGCGGCCAAGCCGATCCGTCGTGAGTCAGAAAACAATGACTAA